From a single Labrus bergylta chromosome 14, fLabBer1.1, whole genome shotgun sequence genomic region:
- the hsf5 gene encoding heat shock factor protein 5, with product MDVGEWSLPHSINPNNFPAKLWRLVNNPENSSIRWDSHGEGILIDKGLFEKQILSPSTIPSYNADAFKTTNFSSFVRQLNLYGFRKTDTSNKDHNYSPGESAKAQHFHNPIFKRDHPELVSSLRRLTADNKAKIEAGQDVSCRPPKKSSLHSPTHQELAHPYHPQPAQPGTAHNGTPVPPRFLIRGHGAAHSPSVFTADKGLQVSASYPVNMICTGDNNQEPQSKDSQETKKYDINLDTIFQIADEVMKPLPNRCLVKVKTPEKSVPVIAPPPGTFNTSAMKALPVEPIIMSVSGNASLVKFKPQEESVVSIPEQLPEDVISEPIREIHLTNRADADRR from the exons ATGGATGTTGGTGAATGGTCACTACCGCACAGCATCAACCCGAACAACTTCCCTGCCAAACTGTGGCGTTTGGTGAACAACCCTGAAAACAGTTCCATCCGGTGGGACAGCCACGGCGAGGGCATCCTCATAGACAAAGGTCTCTTTGAGAAACAGATCCTGTCTCCCAGCACCATCCCCTCATACAACGCCGATGCCTTCAAAACCACCAACTTCTCAAGCTTTGTCCGTCAGCTCAACCTGTATGGCTTCAGGAAAACCGACACATCCAATAAAGACCACAATTACTCGCCCGGGGAGAGCGCAAAGGCTCAGCATTTTCACAACCCCATCTTCAAGCGTGACCATCCTGAACTGGTCTCGAGTCTGAGAAGATTAACTGCAGACAACAAGGCCAAGATAGAGGCCGGTCAGGACGTCAGCTGTCGGCCCCCCA AAAAGTCTTCACTGCACAGCCCCACCCATCAGGAGTTAGCACATCCTTACCATCCACAACCAGCCCAGCCTGGGACAGCTCACAATGGAACTCCAGTCCCACCAAGATTCCTGATAAGGGGTCATGGTGCAGCTCATTCTCCTTCTGTATTCACTGCAGACAAAGGGTTACAGGTTTCT GCCAGCTACCCTGTCAATATGATCTGCACTGGGGACAACAACCAGGAACCACAGAGCAAGGACAGCCAGGAGACAAAAAAGTACGACATTAATTTGGACACAATTTTCCAGATAGCAGATGAGGTGATGAAACCTCTGCCCAATCGATGCCTCGTTAAAGTTAAGACCCCAGAGAAGTCGGTCCCTGTGATTGCACCGCCTCCTGGCACCTTTAACACCAGCGCCATGAAAGCTCTGCCTGTTGAACCCATCATAATGTCCGTCTCAGGCAACGCTAGTCTGGTCAAATTCAAACCGCAGGAGGAATCTGTGGTTTCAATACCTGAGCAACTGCCTGAAGATGTCATATCTGAG ccaatcagagagattcatcTCACCAACCGCGCCGATGCTGACCGACGCTGA
- the supt4h1 gene encoding transcription elongation factor SPT4: MALETVPKDLRHLRACLLCSLVKTIDQFEYDGCDNCESYLQMKGNREMVYECTSSSFDGVVAMMSPEDSWVAKWQRIGNFKPGVYAVSVTGRLPPGVVRELKSRGVIYKSRDTAVKS; this comes from the exons ATGGCTTTGGAAACGGTCCCTAAAGACCTCCGCCATCTGCGAGCGTGTCTCCTGTGCTCGTTAGTGAAG aCCATCGACCAGTTTGAATACGACGGCTGTGATAACTGTGAGTCTTACCTCCAGATGAAGGGCAACAGAGAGATGGTTTATGAATGCACGAGCTCCTCGTTTGATGG GGTGGTGGCCATGATGAGTCCTGAGGACAGCTGGGTCGCTAAATGGCAGAGGATAG GAAACTTCAAACCAGGTGTTTATGCCGTGTCAGTGACGGGCAGGCTACCTCCAG GTGTGGTGAGGGAGCTGAAAAGCAGAGGAGTGATCTATAAATCCAGAGATACCGCAGTGAAGTCGTAA